Proteins from a single region of Methanobrevibacter ruminantium:
- the argH gene encoding argininosuccinate lyase translates to MKIRTGRLEKEMTDEAAVYTSSLEFDRFIFDADIQCNYAHTSMLKAQGIIGGEIADKILEALDKLSDEGFDALEFDHSVEDVHMAVENYVTKLVGPEAGFMHTAKSRNDQVATDIRLLLRDRITEIQIGILEFIEGILELAKEHKETVMIGYTHLQHAQPVTLAHHLMAHAQALKRDYQRLDDTYKRVNLNPLGSAAMATTSFPIDRELTTQLLGFDDYLENSMDGVSSRDHIAETVFDLSALCTTLSKICEELVLWSTYEFGIVSIADEYSSTSSIMPQKKNPDVAEVARSKCAIVNGELVTILTILKAIPYTYNRDLQEITPHLWNACDVAFDTLKIVNHMLLTVTFNTERCLELAGANFATATDLADIMVRERKIPFRTAHKIVGRIVNEAVAEGVNPSEIDGAYVDNVAEELGFEKLGLDDELIHNALNPIENVKIRNVPGGPSPEMVQLAIDNMNIFLDNEFEKQGI, encoded by the coding sequence TTGAAAATTAGAACTGGAAGACTTGAAAAGGAAATGACCGATGAAGCTGCAGTATACACCTCTTCATTGGAATTTGATAGATTTATCTTTGATGCAGACATTCAATGCAATTATGCTCACACTTCAATGCTTAAGGCACAAGGAATTATAGGTGGGGAAATAGCGGATAAGATTCTTGAAGCATTGGATAAGCTTAGTGATGAAGGCTTCGATGCCCTTGAATTTGACCATTCTGTTGAAGACGTTCATATGGCTGTAGAAAACTATGTAACAAAGCTTGTAGGTCCTGAAGCAGGATTCATGCACACTGCAAAGTCAAGAAATGACCAAGTTGCAACTGACATAAGACTTCTTTTAAGAGACAGAATAACTGAAATTCAAATTGGAATCCTTGAATTCATTGAAGGTATCCTTGAACTTGCAAAGGAGCATAAGGAAACCGTCATGATCGGATACACTCACTTGCAGCATGCACAGCCAGTTACATTGGCTCATCACTTGATGGCACATGCACAAGCGCTAAAAAGGGATTACCAAAGATTGGATGACACTTATAAGAGAGTCAATCTAAACCCATTAGGCTCTGCTGCTATGGCAACTACAAGTTTTCCAATCGATAGGGAATTGACAACTCAATTATTAGGATTTGATGATTATCTTGAAAACTCCATGGATGGCGTTTCATCAAGAGACCACATTGCAGAGACCGTATTTGACTTAAGCGCTCTTTGCACTACATTATCCAAAATCTGTGAAGAATTGGTTCTTTGGAGCACTTACGAGTTTGGAATCGTTTCAATAGCTGATGAATACTCATCAACATCTTCAATCATGCCACAGAAGAAAAACCCTGATGTTGCAGAAGTTGCAAGATCAAAATGCGCTATTGTAAACGGTGAACTTGTAACTATCCTTACAATATTGAAAGCTATTCCATACACTTACAACAGGGATTTGCAGGAAATCACTCCTCACTTATGGAATGCATGTGATGTGGCTTTTGACACCTTAAAGATTGTAAACCATATGCTCTTGACTGTCACTTTCAATACAGAAAGATGTCTTGAATTGGCAGGAGCTAACTTCGCTACAGCTACTGATTTGGCAGACATTATGGTAAGGGAAAGAAAGATACCATTCAGAACAGCTCATAAGATTGTAGGTAGAATTGTAAATGAGGCAGTTGCTGAAGGAGTGAATCCAAGTGAAATCGATGGTGCATATGTGGATAATGTTGCAGAGGAACTTGGATTTGAAAAGTTAGGTCTTGATGATGAATTGATTCACAATGCATTGAATCCAATTGAAAACGTTAAGATAAGAAATGTTCCTGGAGGA